The Spiribacter roseus genome includes the window CCGTTGACGGTCGGGCGCGTACCCAGGCTCGCGACTCCGGGGCGCGGTTCGCCCAGGCCATGAACCCGGACATTGAAAATGCCGCGCATCGGCGGCGGATGCGGCCCGAAACGGATATTGGCCGTCGGCCAGCCCAGCTCCCGACCCAGCGCCTCGCCGTGGGCGACCCGCCCGGTGATGCGCAGGCGGTGGCCGAGCAGACGTTCGGCGGTGGCCAGATCACCCGCCTCGAGGGCTTCACGAACGCGGGTACTGCTGACCCGCGAATCGCCGTCATGGACTGTGGGCATGCGCTCAAGCTCAAAGCCGAAGGCCTGCGCCGCCGAGCGGAGCATGCTGAAGTCGCCCCGGCGTCGATGCCCGAAGCGGAAGTCATCGCCCACCATGAGAAACCGCACGTCCAGGGCGTCGATCAGCAGTCGGCGCATGAAATCCTCCGCCGGCTCCCGGGCAAGGCGATGGTCAAAGCGCAGGCACAGGGTGCGCTCCACGCCCAGCGATTCGAGGATGCGCAGCTTGTCGCGCAGGCGGGTGATGCGCCCCGGCGCCCGGTCGGGCGTGAAGAATTCGCGCGGCTGGGGCTCGAACAGGATGACGGTCGCCGGCCGCTGAAGCCGGCGGCCGGCCGCATGCAGGGCCTCGATCACCGCCTGATGGCCGCGATGGATGCCGTCGAAGGTACCGATGGTGGCCACACACGGCCGGTGCCGCT containing:
- the ribF gene encoding bifunctional riboflavin kinase/FAD synthetase, coding for MELIRGAHNLEQRHRPCVATIGTFDGIHRGHQAVIEALHAAGRRLQRPATVILFEPQPREFFTPDRAPGRITRLRDKLRILESLGVERTLCLRFDHRLAREPAEDFMRRLLIDALDVRFLMVGDDFRFGHRRRGDFSMLRSAAQAFGFELERMPTVHDGDSRVSSTRVREALEAGDLATAERLLGHRLRITGRVAHGEALGRELGWPTANIRFGPHPPPMRGIFNVRVHGLGEPRPGVASLGTRPTVNGVETLLETYLLDFSGDLYGRPIEVEFLTRQRGEERFDGLDALKEQIAADVAAARTWFVDHGYLTANSAG